The sequence GCGGACCTGCCGCCTCAGCCGTGCGCGGCCTCGGTGACCACGACCGGTTCGAGACCTTCACGACGCACCCGTTCGCTCCCCCAGACGCCGAGCGGACCCAGCGCCTCATTGAGCGCGCGTCCCTGCCCGGTCAGGGAGTACTCCACCCGCGGCGGCACCTCGGCATAGACCTCCCGGTGCACGAGCCCGTCCGCCTCCATCTCCCGCAGGTGCTGCGTCAGCATCTTCTCGCTCACCCCCGGCAGCCCGCGCCGCAGCTCCGCGAAGCGGCGTACGCCACGGGCTTCGAGCTCCCAGAGGATCAGGCCCTTCCACTTGCCGCTCACCACGTCGAGCGCGGCGTCGATCCCGCAGATGTAGGGCCCGCGTCGCGGCGCCTTCGCCATCACTGATCCCCTTACGAAAAGGTAAGTACCGCAGAAAATAGTGGGTACTTCCGAGACTAGCGGCACTCTTCGAGCATGGAGGAGTGAACGAACGACGGAACCACACCACCCAGCAGAACAGCCCTGTCACCGTGATCGGGCTCGGCCCGATGGGCCGGGCGATGGCACGCACCCTTCTCACCGCCGGCCACCCGGTGACCGTCTGGAACCGCACAGCCGGCCGCGCCGACGGTGTCGTCGCCGACGGAGCGACACTCGCGGCGACTCCCGAAGAGGCGGTCGCAGCGAGCGGCCTCGTGATCCTCAGCCTCACCGACTACCGGGCGATGTACGACATCCTCGGCGGCGCCACCGAAGCGCTCACCGGCCGGACCCTGGTCAACCTCAGCTCCGACACCCCCGACCGGACCCGCGAGGCAGCCGACTGGGCGGCCGGCCAGGGCGCCGGCTTCCTCGCCGGAGGGGTCATGGTGCCCGCACCGATGGTCGGGACGGAGGCGGCCTTCGTCTACTACAGCGGACCCGAGAAGGTGATGGAGCATCACCGGACCGCGTTGGCCCGGCTCGGAACGGTGAGGTATCTGGGCGGCGACCCGGGCCTCAGCCAGATGATGTACCAGGCCCAGCTCACGGTCTTCCTCACCACCCTGTCCGCGCTGCTGCACGCCACCGCGATGCTGGGCAGCGCCGGGATGAAGGCCGTGGAGGCGCTGCCGGAACTGCTCTCCTCCGCCGACTCGATCAGCGACATCCTGAGAGCCGGTGAAGAGCGGCCGGGCGCCGCACTCGACGCCGGAGAGCATCCCGGGCACCTCAGCACGGTCACCATGATGGGCGCGACGGCCGACCACATCGTCGAGACCAGCAGGGCGCTCGGTCTCGACCCGGCGCTCCCCCTAGCCGTGCGGGCGCATTACCGGCGCGCGATCGCGGACGGCCACGGCGGCGACAACTGGACCCGCATCATCGACGGCATCCGCGCACCGCGCTGACGCACCGGCCGCCCCTCAGTCCTTGCTGGCCGACTGCCAGGACAGGCCCCAGTTGTATTCGAGGTCGGCGGCCTGCTGCTTGAAGATGCCGGGCGGCAGGATGATGTACTTCGCCTCCCGCCGCACGATGAGTTCCCCGCCGATGTTCTCGATGAGGGCGAGGGCCGCCACCGGTGAGGGGACCGTGCACTCGTCGAGCAGCACCTCGATCGGGGGGCCGACGGGCGGGTGGAGCGTGGCCACGCCGTGCAGGCCGGCGAAGCTCGACGCTCCGGAGTAGATCACCACGAACACCAGGAGGCGCTTGATCTCCGAGGCGTGGTCCAGGTTGATCGTGAGGTTCTCACCGGATTCGCTGCCGCCGGTCCGGTCGTCGTTGTCCAGCTGGACGTAGGGCGCCTGGTGGAACGAGCCGAACTGGTTGTTGATGGGGTGGACGATCCCGCTCGCCCCGTTCTGCAGCTCCCACAGGCAGGAGAGGTCGAGGTCGACGTCCTCGAGCCGGACGGCGTCGCGGCCCTTGTTCATCCAGCCGCGCGGAGGCGTGCGGGCGCTCCAGGTGAGGTTGACCCGCATCGCGCCGGAGGTGGCGCCCTGTTTGGTGAGCGAGACCGAGGGCGCCGACTTGGTCAGCGTGATCTTGGACAGCCGCACGGGCTGTACGGGTGCGGGCGGCGGGGGCGGGGGCACGGGCGCGGGCTGCGGCGCGGGCGGGGCGACCGGCGCGCGCGGAGTCACCGGCACCGGCGGCGCGGTCCTGGCCGGCTCGTCGACGGTGATGCCGAAGTCGGTGGCGAGTCCGGCCAGGCCCGAGGCGTACCCCTGGCCCACGGCCCGGAACTTCCAGGCGCCGTTGCGCCGGTACAGCTCACCGAGGACGAACGCGGTCTCCGTGGTGGCGTCCACCGGGTCGAACCGCGCGGTCTCGACGCCGCTCGCGGCGTCCAGCACCCGGATGTACAGGCCCGGCACCCTGCCGAACGTGCCGTCCGTGGAGGCCGCGAGGACCACGGTCGCGACCTCCTGCTCCACCGCGGAGAGCGCCACCTGGATCGTCTCGACCACGCCGGCCCCGTCCTGACGACGGCCCTCGTGGCGCACGGCGCCCCGGGGGTGCACGGGCTGGTTGTAGAACACGAAGTCGTCGTCCGAACGCACCCTGCCGCCCGCCGTCAGCAGCAGGGCCGAGGCGTCGACGTCGGGGGCACCGGGGCTGGCGCGCCAGCCGAGCTCCACCCGCACGCCCGCGCTCGCGACCGGCGTGTTGGCACCTTTGCGCAACGACATATGGCTCCCCCTCAGCAGTCCGCCCGACTCAGGCAGCGTACGGAATCGCGAGGCCCCGGGGCCCCCGAAGCGACGAATTCGGCCGCCCAGGTGCGGAGTTGGGGAGGGCCCGCCCCGGCGTGAACCGGGAGCGGGCCCTGTGAGCGGCGCGGATCAGCGGACTTCGAGGCTCCGCTGCTCCTTGAGCGAGGCGCAGTTGGAGTTCTCCACGGAGACGTACACGTTGGCGATGTGGCCGCCCCAGCTGACGCAGTGGCCCTTGCCGTAGGCGTAGGCCGGACCGGCGTACGAGG is a genomic window of Streptomyces sp. NBC_00708 containing:
- a CDS encoding NAD(P)-binding domain-containing protein; the protein is MNERRNHTTQQNSPVTVIGLGPMGRAMARTLLTAGHPVTVWNRTAGRADGVVADGATLAATPEEAVAASGLVILSLTDYRAMYDILGGATEALTGRTLVNLSSDTPDRTREAADWAAGQGAGFLAGGVMVPAPMVGTEAAFVYYSGPEKVMEHHRTALARLGTVRYLGGDPGLSQMMYQAQLTVFLTTLSALLHATAMLGSAGMKAVEALPELLSSADSISDILRAGEERPGAALDAGEHPGHLSTVTMMGATADHIVETSRALGLDPALPLAVRAHYRRAIADGHGGDNWTRIIDGIRAPR
- a CDS encoding helix-turn-helix transcriptional regulator, with the protein product MAKAPRRGPYICGIDAALDVVSGKWKGLILWELEARGVRRFAELRRGLPGVSEKMLTQHLREMEADGLVHREVYAEVPPRVEYSLTGQGRALNEALGPLGVWGSERVRREGLEPVVVTEAAHG
- a CDS encoding TerD domain-containing protein, whose translation is MSLRKGANTPVASAGVRVELGWRASPGAPDVDASALLLTAGGRVRSDDDFVFYNQPVHPRGAVRHEGRRQDGAGVVETIQVALSAVEQEVATVVLAASTDGTFGRVPGLYIRVLDAASGVETARFDPVDATTETAFVLGELYRRNGAWKFRAVGQGYASGLAGLATDFGITVDEPARTAPPVPVTPRAPVAPPAPQPAPVPPPPPPAPVQPVRLSKITLTKSAPSVSLTKQGATSGAMRVNLTWSARTPPRGWMNKGRDAVRLEDVDLDLSCLWELQNGASGIVHPINNQFGSFHQAPYVQLDNDDRTGGSESGENLTINLDHASEIKRLLVFVVIYSGASSFAGLHGVATLHPPVGPPIEVLLDECTVPSPVAALALIENIGGELIVRREAKYIILPPGIFKQQAADLEYNWGLSWQSASKD